Proteins found in one Quercus robur chromosome 2, dhQueRobu3.1, whole genome shotgun sequence genomic segment:
- the LOC126702870 gene encoding uncharacterized protein LOC126702870: MSVLVWNFRRLGNPQTIRELGNFVRAQDPAVMFLAETWLDEVRLKSLLQNFVYDQMFVVSKIKQGGGLALLWRSDFDVKVVSSSLNHIDAVINSGKENSWRFTGFYGNPETHKHHESWAILKNLNRNFSLPWLCAGDFNEILRSHEKKGGRARPEVQMRDFRETLDECVFADLGFIGQKFTWCKRLTGGVTEWERLDRSVANHERISLFPSYSVTHLDMAFSDHKPLSIHMEGLPIRNQRPWRFEQVWLNDESCCTMVEAAWESPFFSSNPMSVVKANVNNCQRILKEWSRVSFGNISRTLAEKKKQIKVAEGEVVRSGNGDWLHVLKAELRELLTKEEKLWQQRSKLHWLKEGDQNTRYFHGKAY; this comes from the coding sequence ATGAGTGTCCTAGTTTGGAATTTTCGTAGGCTTGGGAACCCACAGACAATTCGAGAGCTCGGGAATTTTGTTCGGGCACAAGATCCTGCGGTCATGTTCTTGGCCGAGACATGGCTGGATGAAGTTAGGCTAAAGTCTCTTTTGCAGAATTTTGTTTATGACCAGATGTTTGTTGTTTCAAAAATAAAGCAGGGGGGCGGACTAGCTCTTCTGTGGAGGTCTGATTTTGATGTTAAGGTGGTCTCTTCTTCACTCAACCATATTGATGCAGTGATTAATTCGGGTAAGGAAAACTCTTGGAGATTTACCGGTTTCTACGGCAACCCCGAGACTCACAAGCACCACGAATCTTGGGCTATTCTAAAAAATCTTAACCGAAACTTTTCTTTGCCATGGTTATGTGCAGGTGATTTTAACGAGATTTTAAGGTCTCATGAAAAGAAAGGTGGTAGAGCAAGACCGGAGGTTCAGATGAGGGATTTCCGTGAAACATTAGATGAATGTGTTTTTGCTGACTTGGGGTTTATTGGACAAAAATTCACTTGGTGTAAAAGATTGACAGGTGGTGTTACAGAATGGGAGCGCCTTGACAGATCTGTAGCTAATCATGAAAGGATTTCTCTGTTTCCGAGTTATTCAGTAACTCATCTTGATATGGCTTTCTCGGATCATAAGCCTTTAAGTATTCATATGGAGGGGCTGCCAATTCGAAATCAAAGACCTTGGAGGTTTGAACAAGTATGGTTAAATGATGAGTCTTGTTGTACTATGGTGGAAGCAGCTTGGGAGAGcccttttttctcttctaatCCGATGTCAGTGGTTAAGGCTAATGTGAACAATTGTCAGAGGATATTGAAAGAGTGGAGTAGGGTTTCTTTTGGTAATATCTCTCGGACTCTAgctgaaaagaaaaagcaaatcaAAGTGGCGGAAGGGGAAGTGGTAAGAAGTGGTAATGGTGACTGGTTACATGTTTTGAAGGCAGAATTGAGAGAACTCCTTACCAAGGAAGAGAAGCTTTGGCAGCAACGTTCAAAGCTGCATTGGCTTAAAGAAGGGGACCAAAACACACGTTACTTTCATGGTAAAGCTTATTAG
- the LOC126714910 gene encoding uncharacterized protein LOC126714910, giving the protein MQEVMSENALRDLNTIPGSEKKNESSSKGSFTKPYIGAATENLEEFQKKNSVSLVSPPMNGNETANTVLETGIPEVEYIESENLNDLEDVDTSLKTLLAGLESKDWVLVCEALNNVRRISIFHKDAMLDILGDVILLVVKSLKNPRSAVCKTAIMTSADIFNAYNDHIIDSLDPMLLQLLLKSSQDKRFVCEAAERALVAMTKWVSPVLLLPKLQPYLKHKNPRIRAKTSTCFCRSVPRLGVDGIKAYGIDKLIQIAASQLSDQLPESREAARILLLELQTVYEKFHDLTPTVSEHPDMGSWENFCQSKLSPLSAQAVLRVTNIAREGLVLGS; this is encoded by the exons ATGCAGGAAGTGATGTCAGAGAATGCTCTTCGAGATCTGAATACAATACCTGGATCtgagaagaagaatgaaagCTCCAGCAAAGGGAGTTTTACAAAGCCTTATATTGGGGCTGCAACTGAAAATCTTGAAGAATTCCAGAAGAAAAACTCTGTCTCCTTGGTTTCACCTCCAATGAATGGCAATGAGACTGCTAATACTGTATTAGAAACTGGAATTCCAGAAGTAGAATACATTGAATCTGAGAACTTGAATGATCTAGAAGACGTTGATACAAGTCTTAAG ACACTCTTAGCTGGACTGGAGTCTAAAGATTGGGTTTTGGTGTGTGAAGCACTCAATAATGTACGCCGAATATCAATATTTCACAAGGATGCAATGCTCGATATACT GGGAGATGTGATTTTACTGGTGGTGAAGTCCCTGAAGAATCCAAGAAGTGCTGTTTGCAAAACTGCAATCATGACATCTGCAGACATTTTCAATGCATATAATGATCATATAATTGATTCATTGGACCCTATG CTATTACAGCTTCTTCTCAAGTCTTCACAAGACAAACGTTTTGTATGTGAGGCAGCTGAGAGGGCTTTAGTAGCAATGACGAAATGGGTTTCCCCTGTTCTTTTGTTACCTAAACTGCAACCATATCTTAAGCACAAGAATCCTCGAATTCGAGCAAAGACATCAACGTGCTTCTGTCGAAGTGTTCCCCGACTG GGTGTTGATGGAATTAAAGCATATGGTATTGACAAATTGATCCAAATAGCTGCATCCCAGCTGAGTGACCAACTTCCAGAGTCCAGGGAGGCTGCTCGTATCCTTCTACTGGAGCTACAGACTGTATATGAGAAATTTCATGACCTCACGCCCACTGTATCAGAGCATCCGGATATGGGCTCTTGGGAGAACTTTTGTCAATCAAAACTCTCTCCTCTAAGTGCACAAGCTGTCCTTCGTGTGACCAATATTGCTCGGGAGGGTCTTGTTTTGGGTTCCTGA
- the LOC126714911 gene encoding E3 ubiquitin-protein ligase ATL4-like, protein MNNELLSLATKVFVMAIILSVTLLFGGILVLVLIHVCIVGRSFRRGFPNGNIDERGSTGSTSMSRDDLEKLPCFDYIAKDERSSPVDCAVCLENFKMGDKCRLLPICKHSFHAPCVDAWLLKTPICPLCRTCADLKKVGSILGEESSHFSDLSVDLRGSQTTESGHLSDIRIDLGESLAIESDHYSTISIELGESQAVENTHLNDVGIESQESHVNMVGSQLSSNPSPLPQIALAN, encoded by the coding sequence ATGAATAATGAACTCTTGAGTTTGGCAACAAAGGTCTTTGTAATGGCAATTATCCTATCTGTCACACTTTTATTTGGTGGAATTTTGGTCTTAGTCTTAATCCAtgtttgtattgttggaaggtCCTTTAGAAGAGGATTCCCTAATGGAAATATCGATGAGAGAGGCAGCACTGGAAGCACAAGCATGTCCAGGGATGACTTAGAGAAGCTTCCTTGCTTTGATTACATAGCCAAAGATGAGAGAAGTAGCCCTGTGGATTGTGCAGTTTGCTTGGAGAACTTCAAGATGGGTGATAAGTGCAGATTATTGCCCATATGCAAGCACAGTTTTCATGCTCCGTGTGTGGATGCATGGCTTTTGAAGACACCTATTTGTCCACTTTGTAGAACCTGTGCTGACTTGAAGAAAGTTGGTTCAATTTTAGGTGAAGAAAGTAGTCATTTCAGTGATCTTAGTGTTGACTTGAGAGGGAGCCAAACTACAGAAAGTGGTCACCTAAGTGATATTAGGATTGATTTGGGAGAGAGCTTGGCCATAGAAAGTGACCATTATAGTACTATTAGCATAGAACTTGGAGAGAGCCAGGCAGTGGAAAACACCCATTTGAATGATGTTGGCATTGAATCACAAGAGAGCCATGTAAATATGGTTGGGAGTCAATTGAGTTCCAACCCCTCTCCTTTGCCCCAGATTGCCTTGGCAAACTGA